The sequence GAAGACTTTGACAGGACCTTGTTAAAGAACGGGTTATTCGAAGTCTTTACCACTGGTGAAGAACCAACGTCCATTGTCACCAGCTTTTTGGACCCCTGATCATTTCCGGGAGGCGAAGGAGAATGAACACTGAGGTCGGCGCTTTTCACTATGGGAATCCTCGTCAAAGCCGCATCTTTCGGCGGGGAGTCCGGTGTTGAGACATTGCCCAACGAAGACCTTGCACGTGGGTTACCGTCACGTTTCATTCCAAAACCACCGAACAAACTGTCGGTAGACATCCTAAGTTCACGTCGATTCTCTAACCGCCAGAGACGCTGAGCTGAgtttctcttgttctcactTGGCTGTGTATTGTCGTCACCCATTATAACTTTCTCGGCCTCTGGAGAGATTCGCAATTGTGGGCCTCCAGACGGAGATGCATGGGATAGCTGTTTAACTCTAACACCCCCCTCCGTAATGTATTCGGTGTCAACCTTAGCCCCAGGGTCGGACTCTTCAGTATCGCTTGCAAGTCCAAGCTCCACAGAGGTATCATGCCCGGTAGATTTAACCATCTCTGGTTGGGTTGATTTTCCCGCGGCGGGGACAATACTCTTCTCAAGCTTCCCAAACGTAGTCGAGGCTCTACGGGCAGGGATAATTGGCGCTTGCTCGCTTCTGTGACTGCGAAGGAAACGGCTTGGAAGGGGAATCGAGCTGCGATGGGTTGGAGAAAGTAGTGGGGACATTGGTCTGCTCTCTACACCAGAAGGGAACGTCGGACTTGATGGCGAAACCGCCGGTGAAACGCGAGGAATTTTGGATGCGGAGCTCTTCCTTCCAGATGAAGGCAAATCTTCAGCTATGGAACCTCTGCCCGAAAATATTTCACGCTTTTCGCACTTTGAAGAGCTGCAGGAGTCAGTCATACCACCCCGGCGCTGGGAGTCAAATGTGTAGGAGAAGTTTCGATTCACAGGTGTTGTAGGGGAGCTACCAGGAAAATCTGAAGCTCTAGATCTGGACCTGAAGGGGTTCAAAGCAGAAGCCTTTGATATATTAACGGTGCCTGGTTCAGGAGTCGTGGACACTGGCTGACGTGGAGAAGACGCGTCTGTGGTGATAGATACTTCATTATCCATGGATGTAGAATCCTGTGGAGGAGTGGGTACGGTTCCGAAAGAGCCAGCAAGCCTATCCGCCGCATCATTAAACATTCTAACGCCACGCTCAATATTTTCGGGTGCCATTGGAGCCATTGGTGTCAATTGACTTCTACTGATTTCGCTGTCTAAAGACTCGGTTGCCTTGGTAGGCGCTAATATCGGCCAATCTTCTTTTATCCCAGGCATTCCTGGCGGGGACCGACACAGAGGGCGTTCTTCCGCGTCAATAAGGCTGCGGGAGGTGACTGGAGAAAGATTGGGATCCGGATTTGCACCGGGAGTCTGAGGAAGAGGTTTCTCGGATGGAAGGGCTTTATCCACCCAAGGACTTGGAACAGGAGGTATATCCTAGTCCCTGTTAGCTCATCCAGCAGCTTGTATAGAAACTAGGGTGACTCGCCAAACTTACTTTGTATGGGTCACGAAGGTTTATAGCTCCTGAAGAGAATGAACGCGGAGTTGAATGAGCAATCGAAATAAGATGGTACTTATCCTGCAAAAATAATTAGGGAAAAGCTTCGCGTCATTATGCTCAGGGGATCCGGATTTACGTACCCCTAACTCGCTTGTTGAACCACGTCGTTTATCAGCACCCTTTTTGAGGGCAACTGATGATTTCCTAGAGCGCAAAACTTCAACACTTTTCACGGTTTTCACAGCTGCTGCGGCCCAACTCCTGGCTCGAGAGCGGGCGGAGGGGCGAGCTGGAGGTGTAGGGGTCTCTGGAAATGGTGGCGGCACCTGTGGGGCTCTTTTTGGAGGGCGcaaacaagaagaaaatgttgGAGCCATAAATCTGTAAGTTGGGACAAAGGATAGGGAAATATCATCGACACGTTGATTAGTCGCACTATCAGAGCGAGCATTGGCACTGGCTCTATCAGGCAAAGGACTGTCTGCGCCGAGCCTAGAAGTAGCTGTGGCCATGACTGCAGCTGGCAAGTGATTATAG is a genomic window of Coccidioides posadasii str. Silveira chromosome 3, complete sequence containing:
- a CDS encoding uncharacterized protein (EggNog:ENOG410QEH2~BUSCO:1976at33183) gives rise to the protein MATATSRLGADSPLPDRASANARSDSATNQRVDDISLSFVPTYRFMAPTFSSCLRPPKRAPQVPPPFPETPTPPARPSARSRARSWAAAAVKTVKSVEVLRSRKSSVALKKGADKRRGSTSELGDKYHLISIAHSTPRSFSSGAINLRDPYKDIPPVPSPWVDKALPSEKPLPQTPGANPDPNLSPVTSRSLIDAEERPLCRSPPGMPGIKEDWPILAPTKATESLDSEISRSQLTPMAPMAPENIERGVRMFNDAADRLAGSFGTVPTPPQDSTSMDNEVSITTDASSPRQPVSTTPEPGTVNISKASALNPFRSRSRASDFPGSSPTTPVNRNFSYTFDSQRRGGMTDSCSSSKCEKREIFSGRGSIAEDLPSSGRKSSASKIPRVSPAVSPSSPTFPSGVESRPMSPLLSPTHRSSIPLPSRFLRSHRSEQAPIIPARRASTTFGKLEKSIVPAAGKSTQPEMVKSTGHDTSVELGLASDTEESDPGAKVDTEYITEGGVRVKQLSHASPSGGPQLRISPEAEKVIMGDDNTQPSENKRNSAQRLWRLENRRELRMSTDSLFGGFGMKRDGNPRARSSLGNVSTPDSPPKDAALTRIPIVKSADLSVHSPSPPGNDQGSKKLVTMDVGSSPVVKTSNNPFFNKVLSKSSSFTVREECKNQKYVQNNFPCSAKSPQKHEIPQNGPPKGDSARKDSPQHIKKNEFSPSKIKRTPERLELRKHSHVVRRESPRISRPHEAPNRFPDKFGRPHLDEEAYQSKLRAVRMTPMPVTAQDTDHTQGIRCRDGASQGRHSHLHALNHASQDSTKQKVSGTKGVLSNFRGLFTKHKAEPIKENPAPTPSGQRERLSRKSKASLHGRRSIARSPVRYYQAIFGTDREVQASRELQNRDVPVSANNSFTPVAPAFLDTREVSGLAMEVLDSARTEPDTRNKERLVKLGSFLIEAVNNSNDAEKAMITAIQAAKQAEISCALAKENALRIGRVAREWLGETINGTRA